A genomic segment from Vibrio chagasii encodes:
- the kefG gene encoding glutathione-regulated potassium-efflux system ancillary protein KefG produces MSNTPSTDKVVPKVLVIYAHPEPETSIANQMMVKKIESLGHVKIHDLYAIYPDFFIDVPYEHSLLLEYDVIVFQHPLFMYSCPSLLKEWFDRVLGKGFAFGEQSALKGKHWRSVITTGGKEEAFGAAGYNKYPLQEILQPFELTAALCQMNWIPPLVLHWARNVSDMTRYQHAEAYRNWLRDPLQDIGANDGSD; encoded by the coding sequence ATGAGTAATACTCCCTCGACAGACAAAGTAGTGCCCAAAGTATTGGTTATCTACGCGCACCCAGAGCCAGAAACCTCTATTGCCAATCAGATGATGGTTAAGAAAATAGAGTCGCTCGGGCACGTTAAAATTCACGATCTCTATGCCATCTATCCTGATTTCTTTATCGATGTGCCGTATGAGCATTCTCTGCTCCTTGAATATGATGTGATTGTGTTCCAACACCCTCTGTTTATGTATTCCTGTCCTTCATTGCTAAAAGAGTGGTTTGACCGGGTCTTGGGTAAAGGCTTTGCGTTTGGTGAGCAAAGTGCATTGAAAGGTAAACACTGGCGTAGCGTTATCACTACGGGTGGTAAAGAAGAGGCGTTTGGAGCAGCAGGCTATAATAAATATCCATTACAAGAGATTTTACAACCTTTCGAACTCACAGCCGCTTTGTGTCAGATGAACTGGATTCCACCTTTGGTTTTACACTGGGCACGAAATGTCTCAGACATGACACGTTATCAACACGCAGAGGCTTATCGAAACTGGTTGCGAGACCCGCTACAAGATATAGGAGCGAACGATGGCTCTGACTAA
- a CDS encoding ABC transporter ATP-binding protein, which yields MITFSDIQLLRGGKPLLDQASATLHPGDKIGLVGKNGCGKSTLFALIKDELSIDAGSFSKPAHWEMAWVAQETPALERTAIEYVIDGDREYRGLEDQLQKAEVADNGTLVAEIHGKIETIGGYSIKARAAELLDGLGFSQEQMTWNLTQFSGGWRMRLNLAQALLCRSDLLLLDEPTNHLDLDAVMWLERWLQSYPGTLILISHDRDFLDPIVNRIVHVENQKLNEYTGNYSSFENQRAQKLILQQAMYQKQQKQMAHMQSYIDRFRYKASKARQAQSRIKALEKMEQVLPAQFDNPFSFEFREPDALPNPIMMMDEVSAGYDDKLILEKIRLNLVPGSRIGLLGRNGAGKSTLIKLLSGELKQQGGELSYSQGVKIGYFAQHQLETLHPEETPLQHMMQIAPKHTEQQLRDYLGSFGFQGEKALDKVAPFSGGEKARLVLALLVWQKPNLLLLDEPTNHLDLDMRQALTFALQTFEGAMVIVSHDRYLLRATTDDLYLVHDRQVAPFDGDLNDYYKWLTEQQKVERKEAQAQAPAKDGANSAAAKKEQKRKEAEFRKLTAPIRKKLTQFEKQMDKLTLALEEAEQQLSDTSLYEAENKAKLNEVLALQASSKSQLEEVEIDWMSTQEELEQMEQDMDNL from the coding sequence ATGATTACTTTCTCTGATATTCAATTGCTACGCGGCGGTAAGCCCCTCCTCGACCAAGCATCTGCGACTCTTCACCCTGGCGACAAGATTGGCTTGGTAGGTAAAAACGGCTGTGGTAAATCGACGCTGTTCGCTTTAATTAAAGACGAACTATCGATTGATGCTGGCTCATTCAGCAAACCTGCTCATTGGGAAATGGCGTGGGTTGCTCAAGAAACCCCAGCGTTAGAAAGAACAGCAATTGAGTACGTGATTGATGGTGACCGTGAATATCGTGGCCTTGAAGATCAGCTGCAAAAAGCAGAAGTAGCCGACAACGGGACGCTAGTTGCAGAGATTCACGGCAAGATAGAAACCATTGGTGGTTACAGCATTAAGGCTCGCGCAGCAGAATTGCTAGACGGCCTAGGCTTTAGCCAAGAACAAATGACGTGGAACCTGACCCAATTCTCAGGTGGTTGGCGTATGCGCTTGAACCTAGCGCAAGCCCTACTGTGCCGCAGTGACTTACTGCTGCTCGATGAGCCAACCAACCACTTGGACTTAGATGCGGTAATGTGGCTAGAGCGTTGGCTACAAAGCTACCCTGGCACACTGATTCTTATCTCGCACGATAGAGACTTCTTAGATCCTATCGTCAACCGCATCGTGCACGTAGAAAACCAAAAGTTAAATGAGTACACAGGTAACTACTCATCGTTTGAGAATCAACGAGCGCAAAAACTGATTCTGCAACAGGCGATGTACCAGAAGCAGCAAAAGCAGATGGCTCACATGCAGAGCTACATCGACCGTTTCCGTTATAAAGCTTCAAAGGCTCGCCAAGCGCAAAGTCGTATTAAAGCGCTAGAGAAAATGGAACAAGTACTGCCTGCTCAGTTTGATAACCCATTCAGCTTTGAGTTCAGAGAACCAGACGCACTACCAAACCCAATCATGATGATGGATGAGGTCTCTGCAGGTTACGATGACAAATTAATCCTAGAGAAGATTCGCCTTAACCTTGTTCCGGGTAGCCGTATCGGTCTACTGGGTCGCAACGGCGCAGGTAAATCGACACTTATTAAGCTGCTTTCTGGCGAACTTAAACAGCAAGGTGGCGAGCTGAGCTACTCACAAGGCGTTAAGATTGGTTACTTCGCACAGCATCAACTAGAAACGCTGCACCCAGAAGAGACACCACTGCAACACATGATGCAGATTGCGCCTAAACACACCGAACAACAGCTGCGTGATTATCTAGGTAGCTTTGGCTTCCAAGGCGAGAAAGCACTGGATAAAGTGGCTCCTTTCTCAGGTGGTGAGAAAGCACGTTTAGTATTGGCGCTGCTGGTATGGCAAAAGCCGAACCTGTTGCTACTCGATGAACCAACCAACCACTTGGATCTCGATATGCGTCAGGCACTGACATTCGCTCTACAAACATTTGAAGGCGCGATGGTTATCGTATCGCACGACCGTTACCTACTTCGTGCAACTACCGATGACCTGTACCTTGTGCACGACCGCCAAGTTGCGCCGTTTGACGGTGACCTGAACGATTACTACAAGTGGCTAACCGAACAGCAAAAAGTGGAACGCAAAGAAGCACAAGCGCAGGCTCCAGCGAAAGATGGTGCCAACAGTGCTGCTGCGAAAAAAGAGCAAAAGCGTAAAGAAGCGGAGTTCCGTAAGTTAACCGCACCAATCCGTAAAAAGCTGACTCAATTTGAAAAGCAGATGGATAAACTGACGCTTGCTCTTGAAGAAGCCGAGCAACAATTATCCGACACTTCACTGTATGAAGCTGAAAATAAGGCTAAACTGAATGAAGTACTCGCCCTACAAGCGAGCAGTAAGTCACAACTTGAAGAAGTTGAAATAGATTGGATGTCCACTCAAGAAGAGCTTGAGCAGATGGAACAGGATATGGATAACTTATGA
- a CDS encoding TIGR02444 family protein: protein MSPKHAPISLTLERLWQFSLQYYSVRGVKDACLTLQNQFHGNVNLLLLLKWLDEQQVSFAEEEWHKVQQCLSRSETLLHSYRELRKHLKEHVVDSLYREALQFELQLEKQQQSDLVDCINSLQLFTNQQAPLALQYCRLLGAENLYDAFSEPAPQP, encoded by the coding sequence ATGAGCCCAAAGCACGCCCCAATATCACTAACACTGGAACGACTATGGCAATTTAGCCTTCAGTATTACAGTGTGCGCGGTGTTAAAGATGCGTGCTTAACTTTGCAAAACCAGTTCCACGGCAACGTCAATCTACTGCTGCTCCTCAAATGGCTCGATGAGCAGCAAGTGTCTTTTGCAGAAGAAGAGTGGCACAAAGTACAGCAGTGCTTAAGCCGCTCAGAAACCCTACTTCATAGTTATCGAGAGTTACGTAAGCATCTAAAAGAGCATGTTGTCGACTCTCTCTACCGTGAAGCCTTACAGTTTGAACTGCAACTTGAGAAGCAGCAGCAATCCGACCTTGTCGACTGTATCAACTCGCTGCAACTTTTCACCAATCAACAAGCGCCACTGGCTCTGCAATATTGTCGTCTACTCGGGGCAGAAAACCTCTATGACGCATTTTCTGAACCCGCCCCTCAGCCTTAA
- a CDS encoding hydrolase has product MTIFTAAAGLSNPHLQTLVPRFIRKQALFHPTWQTLETPDGDFLDLAWSESPDNDELTSNKPIFILFHGLEGSFESPYANGLMNAFAKDGWLSVMMHFRGCSGKPNRLARAYHSGEVEDARFFLRHLHAQFPNNPKVAVGISLGGNMLANYLAEYSDDPLLSAATIVSAPFDLACCASRIEKGFSKLYKKYLLSSLKSNALKKINLLQEKLDITVETIKKIDKLYEFDERITAPLHGFKNAQDYYAQCSALPKLNKIKLPTQIIHAKDDPFMTDDVVPKFVLPDNIDYRLFQKGGHVGFITGSTLKPRFWLEEALPAYYESIQGSA; this is encoded by the coding sequence ATGACCATATTTACCGCAGCGGCTGGTTTATCTAACCCACACTTACAAACTTTAGTGCCAAGGTTTATCAGAAAGCAGGCGTTGTTCCATCCTACATGGCAAACCTTAGAAACGCCTGATGGTGATTTCCTAGACCTTGCTTGGAGTGAATCACCAGATAACGATGAACTGACGAGCAACAAACCTATCTTTATTCTGTTTCACGGATTAGAGGGCAGTTTTGAGAGCCCTTATGCCAACGGGCTGATGAATGCATTTGCGAAGGATGGTTGGTTGTCCGTGATGATGCACTTTAGAGGTTGTAGCGGTAAACCGAATCGCCTGGCTCGCGCATATCACTCAGGTGAAGTTGAAGATGCTCGCTTTTTCCTGAGGCACCTGCACGCACAGTTTCCTAATAACCCTAAGGTGGCAGTCGGCATCTCTTTAGGTGGAAACATGTTGGCGAATTATCTGGCAGAATATTCAGACGATCCCCTGCTATCAGCGGCAACCATAGTGTCAGCTCCGTTTGATCTGGCTTGTTGCGCGAGTCGCATTGAGAAAGGCTTTTCTAAGCTCTACAAGAAGTACCTGCTCAGCTCTCTCAAATCAAACGCCCTAAAAAAGATTAACCTGCTGCAAGAGAAGCTCGACATCACCGTTGAGACAATCAAGAAGATTGATAAGTTGTATGAGTTTGATGAACGAATCACCGCGCCTCTGCATGGATTCAAGAACGCTCAAGACTATTACGCACAGTGCTCTGCACTTCCCAAACTCAATAAGATAAAGCTACCGACTCAGATCATCCATGCTAAAGACGATCCTTTCATGACCGATGATGTGGTTCCTAAGTTCGTGCTGCCAGATAACATCGATTATCGCTTGTTTCAGAAAGGGGGGCATGTTGGATTCATTACTGGTAGTACACTAAAACCAAGGTTTTGGTTAGAAGAAGCACTGCCTGCCTACTATGAAAGTATTCAAGGTTCAGCATAA
- a CDS encoding YheU family protein: MIIPWKDIEPDTLENLIKEFVLREGTDYGDVEISLQNKIDQVKHQLASGEANIVFSELHETVDIQLTKRF, from the coding sequence ATGATCATCCCATGGAAAGACATCGAGCCTGATACGCTGGAAAACCTCATCAAAGAATTCGTACTGCGTGAGGGGACAGACTACGGCGACGTGGAGATCTCTCTACAAAACAAGATTGACCAAGTGAAACATCAATTAGCTTCTGGTGAGGCCAATATCGTGTTTTCCGAACTGCACGAAACCGTTGATATCCAGCTCACAAAACGCTTCTAA
- a CDS encoding phosphoribulokinase — MSAKHPIIAVTGSSGAGTTTTSEAFRKMFNMMDVKAAWVEGDSFHRFTRPEMDVEIRKAREQGKHISYFGPQANDFAALEEFFRKYGNEGTGKVRSYLHTFDEAVPYNQMPGTFTPWQDIPENSDVMFYEGLHGGVVDGDINVSQHVDLLIGMVPIVNLEWIQKFVRDTRDRGHSREAVMDSIVRSMDDYLNYITPQFSRTHINFQRVPTVDTSNPLNAKGIPSLDESFVVIRLRGIKNVDFPYLLAMIDGSFMSRHNTLVVPGGKMSFAMELIVRPILQQLIETGKIG, encoded by the coding sequence ATGTCCGCTAAACATCCAATTATTGCGGTGACGGGTTCTTCAGGAGCCGGCACCACCACTACCTCAGAAGCCTTCCGAAAAATGTTCAATATGATGGACGTGAAGGCTGCTTGGGTTGAAGGGGATAGTTTTCACCGCTTCACTCGACCAGAAATGGACGTCGAGATCCGCAAGGCACGTGAGCAAGGTAAGCACATCAGCTACTTCGGCCCACAAGCCAACGACTTCGCAGCATTAGAAGAGTTTTTCCGTAAATACGGTAATGAAGGTACTGGTAAAGTACGTAGTTACCTACATACGTTCGATGAAGCTGTGCCTTATAATCAGATGCCAGGCACCTTTACGCCATGGCAAGATATCCCTGAAAATTCAGACGTGATGTTTTACGAAGGCCTACACGGCGGTGTGGTTGATGGCGACATTAATGTCTCTCAACACGTCGACCTGCTGATTGGCATGGTTCCTATCGTAAACCTAGAGTGGATTCAAAAGTTCGTTCGTGACACACGCGATCGTGGCCACTCACGCGAAGCAGTAATGGACTCCATTGTTCGTTCAATGGATGACTACCTTAACTATATTACCCCGCAATTTTCGCGTACTCATATCAACTTTCAGCGTGTCCCAACCGTAGATACATCAAACCCACTTAATGCCAAAGGGATTCCAAGTTTAGATGAAAGCTTCGTTGTTATACGTTTGCGCGGCATCAAAAACGTCGATTTCCCGTACCTTTTGGCGATGATTGATGGCTCATTCATGTCTCGTCATAACACACTAGTGGTGCCAGGTGGCAAGATGAGTTTTGCTATGGAGCTCATTGTGAGGCCAATCCTACAACAACTCATCGAAACCGGGAAAATAGGTTAA